In Thiovibrio frasassiensis, one DNA window encodes the following:
- a CDS encoding flavin reductase family protein → MAKKSFPLSKVYTLLEPGPVVLLTTAGDQHPNIMAMSWHTMLEFTPPLVGCVIGDRSLSFRLLTASNECVINIPTVEIAEKVVGCGNTSGAKIDKFTAFGLTPKPAKKVGAPLIAECYANLECRVVDTEMVARYGFFVLEVLKGWIDPAVQEPRTIHHRGCGSFMVAGETIRLKSKMQ, encoded by the coding sequence ATGGCCAAAAAATCCTTTCCGCTCTCCAAGGTGTACACCTTGCTGGAACCGGGGCCGGTGGTGCTGCTCACCACCGCTGGCGACCAGCACCCCAACATCATGGCCATGTCCTGGCACACCATGCTCGAATTTACGCCGCCCCTGGTGGGGTGCGTGATCGGCGATCGCAGCCTTTCCTTTCGCTTGTTGACGGCAAGCAACGAATGCGTCATAAACATACCCACCGTGGAAATCGCCGAAAAGGTGGTGGGGTGCGGGAATACCTCGGGGGCAAAGATCGACAAGTTCACCGCCTTTGGCCTCACCCCCAAACCGGCAAAGAAAGTGGGCGCGCCGCTCATCGCGGAATGCTATGCCAATCTCGAATGCAGGGTAGTAGACACCGAGATGGTTGCCCGGTACGGATTTTTTGTCCTTGAGGTGCTTAAAGGTTGGATCGACCCGGCCGTGCAGGAGCCGCGCACCATCCACCACCGGGGCTGCGGCAGTTTCATGGTGGCCGGGGAAACAATCAGACTGAAGTCAAAGATGCAGTAG
- a CDS encoding NAD(P)-dependent oxidoreductase: protein MPEVKTMHLGFIGLGHLGKAIAGRLLDCGHTLTVWNRTPAKAEGLQGEVAPSPRLVAEKAEIIFVCMFDSAAVHAILSQEGGLLSADLAGKVIVDLSTNHFKEVPHFHALCAKAGGIYLEAPVLGSVVPASQGALTVLVSGKEAGYDKVRPVLENIGKNLFFLKVPGLATKMKLINNLTLGSFMATIAEALSLGETIGMQKEEILDILSVGGGNSLVLNAKRNKLLQEDFSTHFSSALIYKDLHCLQDLAYEEKTSLFTAAVVKELYGRTFEEGIDQEDFSAIYKLFKKG from the coding sequence ATTCCCGAGGTAAAGACAATGCATTTAGGATTTATTGGACTTGGACACCTTGGCAAAGCCATCGCCGGACGACTCCTGGACTGCGGCCACACCCTCACCGTCTGGAACCGAACCCCCGCCAAAGCAGAAGGGCTGCAGGGTGAAGTCGCTCCCTCCCCCCGGCTGGTGGCGGAAAAGGCAGAGATTATCTTTGTCTGCATGTTCGACAGCGCGGCGGTCCATGCCATCCTCAGCCAGGAGGGCGGACTGTTGTCCGCCGATCTCGCAGGCAAGGTGATCGTGGATCTCTCCACCAACCATTTCAAAGAGGTCCCCCACTTCCATGCCCTGTGCGCAAAAGCCGGGGGAATCTATCTTGAGGCCCCTGTCCTGGGCAGCGTCGTGCCCGCTTCGCAGGGAGCCCTCACCGTTTTGGTCAGCGGCAAGGAGGCAGGGTACGACAAGGTCAGGCCGGTGCTGGAAAACATCGGTAAGAATCTTTTCTTTCTGAAGGTTCCGGGGCTGGCCACCAAGATGAAACTGATCAACAACCTGACCCTGGGCAGCTTCATGGCCACCATCGCCGAGGCGCTCTCGCTGGGGGAAACCATCGGGATGCAGAAGGAAGAGATCCTGGATATCCTTTCCGTAGGGGGCGGCAACTCGCTGGTGCTCAATGCCAAGCGAAACAAGTTGCTCCAGGAGGATTTCTCCACCCATTTTTCCAGCGCCCTGATCTACAAAGATCTCCATTGCCTCCAGGATCTGGCCTATGAAGAGAAAACTTCCCTCTTCACCGCTGCGGTGGTCAAAGAGCTGTACGGGAGAACCTTTGAAGAGGGCATCGACCAGGAAGACTTTTCCGCCATCTATAAATTGTTCAAGAAGGGGTGA
- a CDS encoding NAD(+)/NADH kinase: MNIRKVGIICRKDSPAALAMSRELLSWLGERSIAAEVDTIVDGMDLLIILGGDGTLLHVAEQASRLEVPVVGVNLGDLGFLTEVAVSERYEVLEGILAGEMVIEERLMLKARIRRANETSGWRHALNDVVVSKGSADQLVQLSTWADQKYITTYRADGLIFSTPTGSTAYNLSAGGPIVNPALQSILVTPICPFMLESRPVLLPAAVCLTTRLAEQGNEVKVIVDGQPAWEMSPGETLEVVASERPLRLICSPQKDYFEILRNKLNWGGRAGEARKHPL; this comes from the coding sequence ATGAACATCCGTAAGGTTGGGATCATCTGTCGAAAAGATTCGCCTGCCGCCCTGGCGATGAGCAGGGAACTGCTTTCCTGGCTTGGCGAGCGCTCCATCGCTGCCGAGGTGGATACCATTGTTGACGGGATGGACCTGTTGATTATCCTCGGCGGAGACGGGACCCTGCTCCATGTCGCCGAGCAGGCAAGCCGACTCGAGGTGCCGGTGGTGGGGGTCAATCTCGGCGATCTCGGCTTCCTGACCGAAGTGGCGGTCAGCGAACGGTATGAGGTGCTGGAAGGGATTCTGGCCGGGGAGATGGTTATTGAGGAACGGTTGATGCTCAAGGCCCGAATCCGCCGTGCCAATGAGACCTCCGGCTGGCGCCATGCCCTCAACGACGTGGTGGTGAGCAAGGGCAGCGCGGACCAGTTGGTGCAGTTGAGCACCTGGGCCGACCAGAAATACATCACCACCTACCGGGCGGATGGCTTGATCTTTTCCACTCCCACCGGCTCAACGGCCTACAACCTCTCCGCCGGAGGGCCCATCGTCAACCCGGCCCTGCAGTCCATCCTGGTGACGCCGATCTGTCCCTTCATGCTGGAAAGCCGCCCGGTGCTGCTCCCGGCCGCGGTTTGTCTCACCACCAGACTTGCCGAGCAGGGTAACGAGGTGAAGGTCATTGTCGATGGCCAGCCCGCCTGGGAGATGTCCCCCGGCGAGACCCTGGAGGTGGTGGCTTCGGAAAGGCCCCTGCGGCTCATCTGCTCTCCGCAAAAGGATTATTTTGAAATCCTGCGCAACAAGCTGAACTGGGGCGGAAGAGCAGGCGAAGCTCGGAAACATCCGCTCTAG
- a CDS encoding DUF948 domain-containing protein yields the protein MTSSEFFTLLSAVSLFAIAIALVPTFLQFRRTLQKLEICIDNLNRHIDPLCLSLTEAANEIQILSISLSDKIEKTDRVIYTAQKSAETLLTTATMLKDTASPFITHLGGFSAGVLAFSHFLNRSWKKHKQGE from the coding sequence GTGACCTCTTCAGAATTTTTCACCCTACTGAGTGCCGTAAGCCTTTTTGCCATTGCCATCGCCCTGGTGCCGACCTTCCTCCAGTTTCGCCGCACCTTGCAGAAGTTGGAGATCTGCATCGACAACCTCAACAGGCATATCGACCCGCTCTGCCTCTCCCTGACCGAGGCGGCCAACGAGATCCAGATCCTCTCCATTTCTTTAAGCGACAAGATCGAAAAGACGGACAGGGTCATCTACACCGCCCAGAAATCGGCGGAAACCCTGCTTACCACCGCCACCATGCTCAAGGACACGGCAAGCCCCTTCATCACTCATCTTGGCGGGTTCAGCGCCGGGGTCTTGGCCTTCTCGCATTTCCTCAACCGATCTTGGAAAAAACACAAACAAGGAGAATGA
- a CDS encoding methylated-DNA--[protein]-cysteine S-methyltransferase: MNTKIIKPTPFGSVGVIWTVATQKPKIIRVLLARPGLSAEDQASGLYPNARSSSCAEIEAVAAGIKGLLAGEAIDFSLALADLNLCGAFQQRVLRAEYRIPRGSVSTYQLIAGHLGKRNGARAVGNALASNPFPLIVPCHRAIRTDRTLGGYQGGLDMKRALLEHEGIRFDAAGRVECLTLHYTS; encoded by the coding sequence ATGAATACAAAGATCATCAAGCCAACTCCCTTTGGCTCTGTTGGGGTCATCTGGACCGTAGCCACTCAGAAGCCAAAGATCATCCGGGTCTTACTTGCAAGGCCCGGCTTATCCGCGGAAGACCAGGCTTCCGGGCTGTACCCGAATGCCCGGTCCTCCTCCTGTGCGGAGATCGAGGCTGTAGCTGCCGGCATCAAAGGATTGCTTGCAGGAGAGGCTATCGACTTCTCGCTTGCGCTTGCGGACCTCAACTTGTGCGGTGCCTTTCAGCAGCGGGTTCTGCGTGCGGAGTACCGGATTCCCCGGGGGAGCGTCAGCACCTATCAGCTCATCGCCGGGCATCTGGGGAAAAGAAATGGCGCGCGGGCCGTGGGCAATGCCCTGGCTAGCAACCCGTTCCCCCTCATCGTCCCCTGTCACCGGGCCATCCGTACCGACCGCACTCTTGGCGGCTACCAGGGCGGCCTCGACATGAAGCGGGCCTTGCTGGAGCATGAAGGAATACGCTTCGACGCTGCGGGTAGGGTGGAGTGTCTTACCCTTCATTACACGAGCTAA
- a CDS encoding excalibur calcium-binding domain-containing protein, whose amino-acid sequence MKKILLFAIAIAIGWSIYHNDIGPKNAYMGAEGTPTVAKSSQHPSKKESFTCDGRQHCSQMTSRAEAKFFVQNCPDTKMDGDHDGIPCENDSRF is encoded by the coding sequence ATGAAAAAAATACTATTATTTGCCATTGCCATCGCAATAGGTTGGTCCATTTATCATAACGATATTGGGCCAAAAAATGCCTATATGGGTGCAGAAGGTACACCCACAGTAGCCAAAAGCTCTCAACACCCTTCAAAGAAAGAGTCGTTTACCTGTGATGGCAGGCAGCATTGCAGTCAAATGACGTCTCGGGCGGAGGCGAAATTCTTTGTGCAGAACTGTCCAGACACAAAAATGGATGGCGATCACGATGGGATCCCCTGTGAAAACGATTCCCGTTTCTAA
- a CDS encoding 3-deoxy-D-manno-octulosonic acid transferase produces the protein MDMVSAFFYNLFMTMAVIVFAPLLFVKVILTPKYRSRTGKRLGFGLGAQPGGAARHPRIWVHALSVGEVASARNLVQELRRSYPQGIILFSASTRAGETFARSILTEEVDWFVPFPFDLLISVKRLVSWAKPDLFILVETDFWPNFLRELKRRKIPALLVNGRVSESSLAGYRNLRWLFRPLFNGFQSLAMQTEQDAASLRRMGVDPARLVVLGNLKYDAALPGGDTKPGLDREALQIPEDAVVWVAGSTHRGEEAIIFNTFQRAARSFSNLFLVVAPRNVERGGELAAMASARGLSASRRALGGAGGGGVLILDTLGELSSVYGVCDLAFVGGSLVPQRGHNPLEPAVHGKVVMFGPFMEDFAEISRDLLAVGGAREVHDEEELFSALSFFLSDPAERARAGHRAQGLIASRRGVTEAYIALIRRLLPREGKG, from the coding sequence ATGGATATGGTATCGGCTTTTTTTTATAATCTGTTCATGACAATGGCGGTGATTGTATTCGCTCCGCTTCTTTTCGTCAAAGTTATACTGACCCCCAAGTACCGAAGCCGTACCGGCAAGCGGCTGGGCTTCGGCCTCGGGGCACAACCCGGTGGTGCGGCCCGTCACCCCCGCATCTGGGTGCATGCCCTGTCCGTCGGCGAGGTGGCTTCCGCCCGCAATCTCGTGCAGGAGCTGCGGCGCAGCTATCCCCAGGGGATCATTCTTTTCTCCGCCTCCACCCGGGCCGGGGAGACTTTTGCCAGGAGCATCCTCACGGAGGAGGTCGATTGGTTCGTCCCCTTTCCCTTTGATCTGCTCATCAGCGTAAAGCGGTTGGTTTCCTGGGCAAAGCCCGATCTCTTTATCTTGGTCGAGACGGATTTTTGGCCGAATTTCCTGAGGGAGCTCAAGCGGCGGAAGATCCCCGCGCTTCTGGTCAATGGCCGGGTCTCGGAGAGTTCCCTGGCCGGATACCGCAATCTGCGCTGGCTCTTCAGGCCGCTTTTTAATGGTTTCCAGAGCCTGGCCATGCAAACCGAGCAGGATGCTGCCAGCCTGCGACGGATGGGGGTTGATCCTGCGCGCCTGGTTGTTCTGGGCAACCTGAAATACGATGCGGCCCTTCCCGGAGGCGATACCAAGCCAGGGCTTGACCGGGAGGCGCTGCAGATCCCGGAAGACGCCGTGGTCTGGGTGGCGGGCAGCACCCATCGGGGAGAGGAGGCGATTATTTTTAATACCTTTCAACGGGCGGCCCGCTCCTTCTCTAATCTCTTTCTCGTCGTGGCGCCGCGCAATGTGGAGCGGGGCGGTGAGCTTGCCGCCATGGCCAGCGCGCGCGGCCTTTCGGCCTCCCGCCGAGCGCTGGGCGGGGCAGGGGGAGGGGGGGTGCTGATCCTCGACACCCTCGGGGAATTGTCTTCGGTATACGGAGTGTGCGATCTGGCCTTTGTCGGCGGCAGTCTGGTTCCCCAGCGGGGTCACAACCCATTGGAGCCGGCGGTTCATGGCAAGGTGGTTATGTTTGGGCCGTTTATGGAGGATTTTGCCGAAATCAGTCGCGATCTCCTTGCGGTGGGCGGGGCCAGAGAGGTGCACGATGAGGAGGAGCTCTTCTCCGCGCTTTCTTTTTTCTTGAGTGATCCGGCGGAGCGGGCGCGGGCAGGGCACCGGGCCCAGGGGCTGATCGCCTCCCGGCGCGGGGTCACCGAAGCGTATATCGCCTTAATCCGCAGGTTGTTGCCCCGGGAGGGAAAAGGATGA
- a CDS encoding type II toxin-antitoxin system RelE/ParE family toxin → MKIYQSRSFAQKVKKLNKTEKTTLDNEIKTIISNPKIGIEKKGDLRGIFVHKFKIQSTQHLLAYRFTETTLELIMLGQHENYYRDLKNYTKQG, encoded by the coding sequence ATGAAAATCTACCAATCGAGGTCATTCGCCCAAAAAGTTAAGAAATTGAACAAAACAGAAAAAACAACGCTAGATAATGAAATTAAAACCATTATCAGCAACCCCAAAATCGGAATCGAGAAAAAAGGGGATTTGCGTGGCATATTTGTCCACAAATTCAAAATCCAATCAACGCAACATCTCCTTGCCTATAGATTTACCGAAACGACACTAGAGCTCATCATGCTTGGACAGCATGAAAATTATTACAGAGACCTCAAGAATTACACAAAACAGGGCTGA
- the proC gene encoding pyrroline-5-carboxylate reductase, which translates to MGFSGKLGFVGGGLMAEALIKGITGAGLVKGEEILVADPSSARRALLEKDYNVTAVSEATAVWAECKVVVLAVKPQVLTAVLSDAREQINAGHLLISIAAGIPLAVLEGAVAGRGCRVIRVMPNTPAIVLKGASALSPGQGVTPEDLAVATSIFDAVGVSFVLEESYLDAVTGLSGSGPAYVFTFIESLIDAGVKVGLARPVAQTLALQTVLGSVLLALDGTKHPAELRAMVTSPGGTTIAGLHELEKGAFRALVTNAVEAATNRSSELGRQVVAGAGKKS; encoded by the coding sequence ATGGGGTTTTCCGGGAAACTAGGCTTTGTCGGCGGGGGTTTGATGGCCGAAGCCCTGATCAAGGGCATTACAGGGGCCGGGCTGGTCAAGGGTGAAGAGATTCTGGTCGCAGATCCCAGCAGTGCCCGACGGGCTTTGTTGGAGAAGGATTATAATGTAACCGCGGTTTCAGAGGCCACTGCGGTCTGGGCGGAGTGCAAGGTGGTTGTTCTTGCCGTTAAACCGCAGGTGCTCACCGCTGTCCTCAGCGATGCCCGGGAACAAATAAACGCCGGCCATCTGCTTATCTCCATTGCCGCAGGAATCCCGCTCGCCGTGCTGGAAGGTGCGGTTGCCGGGCGCGGTTGCCGGGTTATCCGGGTGATGCCCAATACCCCGGCCATCGTGCTTAAGGGCGCCTCCGCCCTCAGCCCCGGCCAGGGTGTAACCCCCGAGGATCTGGCCGTTGCCACCAGCATCTTCGATGCGGTGGGGGTAAGCTTTGTCTTGGAGGAGTCCTATCTCGATGCGGTTACCGGCTTGAGCGGCAGCGGTCCGGCCTATGTCTTCACCTTTATCGAATCCCTGATCGATGCCGGGGTCAAGGTGGGTCTGGCCCGTCCCGTGGCCCAGACCCTTGCCCTGCAGACCGTACTTGGCTCTGTGCTGCTGGCCTTGGATGGCACCAAGCACCCCGCAGAGTTGCGGGCCATGGTGACCTCTCCCGGCGGCACCACCATTGCCGGATTGCATGAGCTTGAAAAGGGCGCCTTTCGAGCGTTGGTCACCAACGCGGTGGAGGCGGCGACCAACCGTTCCAGTGAACTGGGCCGACAGGTGGTTGCCGGGGCCGGTAAAAAATCGTAA
- a CDS encoding DUF1439 domain-containing protein — protein sequence MNRQRSKLCLLLALALLATMVACNAREVVVSLSRDEIQARVAPLFPLTKNWLILKVALSEPEIFLSEGANQIGINTLVELNIPFMKPISGHLGVSAVPRYDAASKSLYLEQATVERLELPGLMPELQDKAREAIENLARQELAKRPIYELKGRNLKEITAAYTLREVRVHNGKLQAIFDLPL from the coding sequence GTGAACAGACAGCGCTCAAAACTTTGCTTGCTCCTGGCCCTTGCCCTTCTTGCCACCATGGTTGCCTGCAATGCGCGCGAAGTGGTGGTGAGCCTGAGCCGCGATGAGATCCAGGCCCGCGTGGCGCCCCTGTTCCCCCTCACCAAGAACTGGCTGATCCTCAAGGTCGCCCTGAGTGAGCCGGAAATTTTCCTCTCCGAGGGCGCCAATCAGATCGGGATCAATACGCTGGTCGAGCTGAACATCCCTTTTATGAAGCCAATCTCCGGCCATCTGGGAGTGTCGGCGGTCCCGCGTTACGATGCGGCATCGAAGTCGCTCTATCTTGAGCAGGCCACGGTGGAACGGCTGGAGCTGCCTGGGCTCATGCCCGAGCTGCAGGACAAGGCCCGAGAGGCCATCGAAAACCTCGCCCGCCAAGAACTCGCAAAACGACCGATCTACGAGCTCAAGGGGAGAAACCTCAAGGAAATCACCGCCGCCTATACCCTGCGGGAAGTGCGGGTGCATAACGGCAAACTCCAGGCAATCTTCGATCTGCCGCTGTAA
- the lpxK gene encoding tetraacyldisaccharide 4'-kinase: MKPLLSVLFLVGRIFSPPYSLVMLLRSFLYRNNIFLKSQQLQRPVISVGNLTLGGTGKTPMVRYVARLLLDRGVRPAIVSRGYGGKAGGKVNIVADGGKILLAPEMAGDEPFMLAEALPGVPVLTGSERARVARQAIDVFGVHIIVMDDGFQHLAVRRDLDLVLFSAGTLLGNGQVFPGGELREPLSALGRAHAFVVTGVDRSNRSGVDNFQRWLQGKFPQTPVFLGEYLPAGIWHSGQGQVCTLAEARNMQLFAFAGIANPDSFRQTLRQEEFSLTGFKEYRDHHGYTAQDVADLVAAARASGAQALIATEKDFVKLRPYFGEFPILALTIELRMDLNFDRFMAEQLSGFSL, from the coding sequence ATGAAACCGCTGCTTAGCGTACTTTTTCTGGTCGGGCGGATTTTTTCGCCACCATACAGCCTGGTCATGCTGCTGCGCTCCTTTTTGTACCGAAACAATATCTTTTTAAAATCCCAGCAGCTGCAGCGGCCGGTTATCAGCGTAGGCAACCTCACCCTGGGAGGCACCGGGAAAACGCCCATGGTGCGCTATGTCGCCCGCCTGCTCTTGGACAGGGGGGTGCGACCGGCCATTGTCAGCCGCGGCTATGGCGGAAAGGCCGGAGGTAAGGTGAATATCGTTGCCGATGGCGGCAAGATCCTGCTTGCGCCGGAGATGGCCGGGGATGAACCGTTCATGCTTGCCGAGGCGCTGCCCGGGGTCCCGGTCCTCACCGGTTCGGAAAGAGCGCGGGTGGCAAGACAGGCCATCGATGTGTTCGGGGTGCATATCATCGTCATGGACGATGGTTTTCAGCATCTTGCTGTCCGGCGTGATCTTGACCTGGTCCTCTTCAGTGCCGGAACGCTCCTCGGCAATGGCCAGGTTTTTCCCGGCGGGGAATTGCGGGAGCCGCTCTCGGCCCTGGGCAGGGCCCATGCTTTTGTCGTGACCGGGGTTGACCGGAGCAACCGTTCCGGGGTGGATAATTTTCAACGTTGGCTGCAGGGAAAATTTCCGCAGACGCCCGTGTTTTTGGGGGAATACCTTCCCGCCGGAATCTGGCACAGCGGCCAGGGTCAAGTCTGTACCCTGGCCGAGGCCCGGAACATGCAACTTTTTGCCTTTGCCGGCATCGCCAACCCTGACTCCTTCCGGCAGACCTTGCGGCAGGAGGAATTTTCGCTTACCGGCTTTAAGGAGTATCGGGATCATCATGGCTATACCGCGCAGGATGTCGCGGATCTCGTGGCTGCCGCCCGGGCCAGCGGTGCTCAAGCGCTGATCGCCACGGAAAAGGATTTTGTCAAGCTCCGCCCCTATTTCGGGGAATTTCCTATTCTGGCCCTGACCATCGAGCTTCGCATGGATCTAAATTTTGATCGTTTCATGGCGGAGCAGCTCTCCGGTTTTTCGCTGTAG
- a CDS encoding YtxH domain-containing protein, with translation MSRDNCDNSSTAVLAFLAGTVVGAAIALLTTPKTGQETREMLADYGAELKERAKTLPDDFEEYKETALERSKEMIAKGKELISRGTDLAAQGKDFLDEKKRTLSDAIEAGKVAMQEEREALSHKLEEND, from the coding sequence ATGAGCAGAGACAATTGCGACAATTCCAGCACCGCAGTATTGGCCTTCCTGGCAGGCACCGTTGTCGGCGCGGCCATTGCCCTGCTGACCACCCCGAAGACCGGCCAGGAAACCAGAGAAATGCTGGCCGACTACGGGGCCGAATTGAAGGAGCGGGCCAAGACCCTGCCCGATGATTTCGAGGAGTACAAGGAGACCGCCTTAGAGCGGAGCAAGGAGATGATCGCCAAAGGCAAGGAACTCATCAGCCGCGGCACGGATCTGGCCGCCCAGGGCAAGGATTTTCTCGACGAGAAGAAAAGAACCCTGAGCGATGCCATCGAGGCCGGGAAAGTGGCCATGCAGGAAGAGCGGGAAGCCCTGTCCCACAAGCTGGAAGAAAACGATTAG
- the lpxC gene encoding UDP-3-O-acyl-N-acetylglucosamine deacetylase: MDSLQHTIKRPVSFAGIGLHSGKVATLSILPGEKNSGIRFVRSDLPQAAPTPAFMDRIIDTRLATTIATEDEALISTTEHLLAALFGMGIDNAVVELDGPEVPIMDGSAGPFVHVLKRVGRRRQNACKWMLKVNQEISFVEGDSYVKILPYDGFKVTCEIEFNHHLIRKQTFSSDLNPQKFAKEIAGARTFGFLDQVEKLRQSGLALGGSLENAVVIDDDGIVNVEGLRFADEFARHKTLDVIGDLALLGFPLLGHVVTRKSGHGHHFSLMKQLAAQPERWDLIAYKGEGESRVLEKVVVSTKEAGDKLLSYLLPPSLALVGQPCFA; this comes from the coding sequence ATGGATTCATTACAGCACACCATCAAACGTCCGGTAAGCTTCGCGGGCATCGGCCTGCATTCCGGCAAGGTTGCCACCCTCTCCATTCTCCCCGGCGAGAAGAACAGCGGGATCCGCTTTGTCCGCAGTGATTTGCCGCAGGCCGCCCCGACACCCGCCTTTATGGATCGGATCATCGACACCCGCCTTGCCACCACCATCGCCACCGAGGATGAGGCTTTGATCTCCACCACCGAGCATCTGCTCGCCGCCCTGTTTGGCATGGGCATCGACAATGCGGTGGTCGAGTTGGATGGTCCCGAGGTGCCCATCATGGATGGCAGCGCCGGTCCCTTTGTGCATGTGCTTAAAAGGGTGGGGCGCCGTCGGCAGAACGCCTGCAAATGGATGCTCAAGGTGAACCAGGAAATCTCCTTTGTCGAGGGCGATTCCTATGTGAAGATCCTGCCCTATGACGGCTTCAAGGTCACCTGCGAGATTGAGTTCAATCACCACCTGATCAGAAAGCAGACCTTCTCCAGTGATCTCAACCCCCAGAAATTTGCCAAGGAGATCGCCGGCGCCAGAACCTTCGGCTTTCTCGATCAGGTTGAGAAGCTGAGGCAGAGCGGTCTCGCCCTGGGCGGCTCCCTGGAAAACGCCGTGGTTATCGATGATGATGGCATCGTCAATGTCGAAGGGCTCCGTTTCGCCGATGAGTTCGCCCGGCACAAGACCCTGGACGTGATCGGCGATCTTGCCTTGTTGGGCTTCCCCCTGCTTGGTCATGTCGTGACCCGCAAATCCGGACATGGCCACCATTTTTCCCTGATGAAGCAGCTTGCTGCCCAGCCCGAGCGTTGGGACCTGATTGCCTATAAGGGAGAAGGGGAGAGCCGGGTCCTTGAAAAGGTGGTCGTGAGCACCAAGGAGGCTGGCGACAAATTGCTCTCCTATCTCTTGCCGCCCAGTCTCGCTCTTGTCGGGCAACCCTGCTTTGCTTAA
- a CDS encoding methyltransferase family protein, whose protein sequence is MSSKTVREEAAQTVSPRQWIRLVLVYLLIPLILLVCGGDLGWWQAWLYSLLIFAAGVGGRIWAEQRHPGLLAERQNIENIRNAKAWDKVLAPLMAVSVAFPMVIVAGLDHRYNWSPEFPPWLIVIGFILISLGYAFAAWALAENRFFSSVVRIQTDRGHVVCDTGPYRFVRHPGYAGNIPPLFGIVLALGSGWTLIPAAVALIITVIRTILEDQTLQEELPGYRDYAQRVRYRLIPGIY, encoded by the coding sequence ATGTCTTCGAAGACGGTTAGAGAAGAGGCCGCTCAAACAGTATCCCCTCGCCAGTGGATAAGATTAGTTTTGGTGTATCTCCTTATCCCGCTGATTTTATTGGTATGCGGTGGAGACCTCGGTTGGTGGCAGGCGTGGCTCTATTCCCTCCTGATCTTTGCCGCTGGTGTTGGGGGACGCATCTGGGCGGAACAACGACATCCCGGATTGTTGGCCGAAAGGCAAAATATTGAAAATATCCGAAACGCGAAAGCCTGGGACAAAGTGCTTGCTCCGCTGATGGCGGTGAGTGTCGCTTTCCCTATGGTAATTGTGGCAGGATTGGACCATCGCTACAACTGGTCTCCCGAATTTCCGCCATGGCTCATCGTGATTGGCTTTATTTTGATCTCGCTAGGATACGCCTTCGCTGCATGGGCCTTGGCAGAGAACCGCTTTTTCTCCAGCGTGGTGCGGATTCAGACGGACCGAGGGCATGTGGTGTGTGATACCGGCCCGTACCGGTTTGTGCGGCATCCGGGTTATGCCGGAAATATTCCCCCGCTGTTCGGTATTGTTTTGGCTCTGGGCTCGGGATGGACCCTGATACCTGCGGCAGTGGCATTAATCATTACGGTGATCAGGACCATCCTTGAAGACCAGACGTTACAGGAAGAGTTGCCGGGCTATCGAGACTATGCACAACGCGTGCGTTATCGGTTGATTCCTGGAATATACTGA
- a CDS encoding ParD-like family protein: MATAVRISENLLTDARKYSKVDHRSITGQIEHWARIGKCVEENPDLTYDLIKEILIGINELDHGEKTEYTFG, translated from the coding sequence ATGGCAACCGCAGTGCGAATCTCTGAAAATCTCCTCACTGACGCAAGAAAATATAGCAAAGTAGATCACAGATCTATAACTGGGCAAATTGAACACTGGGCACGTATTGGAAAATGCGTGGAAGAAAACCCAGATTTAACCTATGACCTTATAAAAGAAATACTCATTGGTATTAACGAGTTAGATCATGGCGAAAAAACTGAATATACCTTCGGTTAA